GCCGAGGCGAAGAACCGGACCTCCTCGGCGGGGAAGCCCCGCTCCAGGAGGATCTGGCGCATGGCGACGCCCACCTGGCCGGTGGCGCCGACGATCCCGATGCGAGCCACGTCAGCGCCCCGATCCGCCGTAGACGACGGCCTCGACCTCGTCGGCGTCCAGGTCGAACGCCGTGTGGGTGGCGGTCACGGCCGCGTCCACGTCGCCCTCGTCGACGACCACCGAGATCCGGATCTCCGAGGTGGAGATCATCCCGATGTTGACGCCGGCCTCGGCCAGGCAGTTGAAGAACTTCGCCGTCACGCCGGGGTGCGAGCGCATCCCCGCGCCGATCAGCGAGACCTTGCCGATCTTGTCGTCGTAGATCAGCGAGTCGAAGCCGATGGCGCCCTTGAGCGCGTGCAGCGCCTGCATCGCGGTCTGGCCGTCGGTGCGCGGCAGCGTGAAGGAGATGTCGGTCAGGTTGGTGGAGGCGGCCGAGACGTTCTGGACGATCATGTCCAGGTTGATCTGCGCCTTCGACAGGGCGTCGAAGATCCGCGCCGCCTCGCCCACCTTGTCGGGCACGCCGACCACGGTGATCTTGGCCTCGCTGCGGTCGTGCGCGACGCCGGAGATGATGGCTTGCTCCATGGTGGCCTCCTGGGACAACGGGTCGTCGATGCTGCCCGACACGACGGTGCCGTGCAGCTGGCTGAAGGACGACCGGACGTGGATGGGGATGTCGTAGCGACGGGCGTACTCGACGCACCGCAGGTGCAGGATCTTGGCGCCGCAGGCAGCCAGCTCGAGCATCTCCTCGTAGGTGACGCGCTCGAGCTTGCGGGCCGACGGGACGATGCGCGGGTCGGCGGTGAAGACGCCGTCGACGTCGGTGTAGATCTCGCAGACGTCGGCGTCCAGCGCCGCGGCCAGCGCGACGGCCGTCGTGTCGGTGCCGCCGCGACCCAGGGTGGTGATCTCCTTGGTGTCCTGGCTGACGCCCTGGAACCCGGCCACGATGACGATGTGGCCCTCGGCGATGGCGTCGGTGATGCGGCCGGGGGTGACGTCGATGATCTTGGCCTTGCCGTGCACCGAGTCGGTGATGACGCCGGCCTGCGAGCCGGTGAAGGACCGGGCGGTGAAGCCGAGGTCGGAGATGGCCATCGCGACCACGGCCATCGAGATCCGCTCGCCGGCGGTCAGCAGCATGTCGAGCTCGCGCGCCGGCGGCACCGGGCTCACCTTGCTGGCCAGGTCGAGCAGGTCGTCGGTGCTGTCGCCCATCGCCGAGACGGCGACCACGACGTCGTTGCCCTGCTTCTTGGCCTCGACGATGCGGCGGGCCACGCGCTTGACGGCGGCGGCGTCGGAGAGGGAGGACCCGCCGTACTTCTGCACGACGAGGCCTCGGCGTGAGACCTGCTCGGCCACGTCACTGCCCACGGGGATGCCCTTGCTGCTCGACTGCTGGGACGGTGGTCCGACCTGCGGACCAGCGACGATTCTACGGGGCGTCAGCGGGTTGGCGTGCCCGCGTCCATCCCCGCGTCGGACCCCTCGGGAGCACCGACCAGCGCGTCGGCGGCCTCGATCTGCTCGCCCTCGAACTCCAGCTCGCGGTCGAGCCGGTCGTGGGCCACCACGGAGTGCAGCGCACCGAGCACGCCGCACGCGCTGGTGCCCCAGGAGGAGAGGTAGGAAAACTGCCACCACCACAGCGCCTCGGTGACGTCGCCGTTGCGGAAGTGGCGCAGGCCCAGTGCCACGTCGTAGGCGATGCTCGCCAGGTCGTCCGAGAGCTGGCTGGGGAAGGTCTCGGGGTCGTAGGGCTCGAAGTTGTGGCTGTAGGTGTCGATCTCCCCCAGCACGTCGGCGAGCCGCAGCCGCATCGCGTCGAGGTCGGGGTCGGGCCCGACGTCAGGCTGGTACTCGGTCGTGGTCTCGAAGTCGATCTGCGCCCCGAGCCGGGCGCCGGCCAGCAGCAGCTGGCTGACCTCCAGCAGCAGCAGCGGCACGGCGGCACCGGCCGCCTCGCCGCGCGAGATCGCCTGCAGGCCCACGAGGTAGGTCTCGCACGCGTCCGCGATCTGCTGCGCGAAGTCCAGGTGCTCCTCGGTCTCACTCACCGGCGTTGCGCCTCCCAGCGAAAGCTCGTCCCAGGGTGACCTCGTCGGCGTACTCCAGGTCACCGCCCACCGGCAGTCCACTCGCCAGACGCGTGACGCGCAAGTCGAGGGTCTTGAGGAACCGCGAGAGGTACGCCGCGGTCGCGTCGCCCTCGATGTTGGGGTCGGTGGCCAGGATCACCTCGGTGACGGTGCCGTCGGCCAGGCGCCCCATCAGCTCGCGGATGCGCAGCTGGTCGGGACCGATGCCCTCCAGCGGCGAGATCGCCCCGCCCAGCACGTGGTAGCGGCCGCGGAACTCACGGGTGCGCTCGATGGCCACGACGTCCTTGGGCTCCTCGACCACGCAGATCAGCGTCGGGTCGCGGCGCGGGTCGGCACAGATGCGGCACTGCTCGGCCTGGGAGACGTTGCCGCACACCGAGCAGAAGGTGGCCTTCGCCTTCATCTCGAGCATGGTCTCGGCCAGGCGGCGCACGTCGACCGGGTCGCTGGCCAGCAGGTGGAAGGCGATCCGCTGCGCGCCCTTGGGGCCGACGCCGGGGAGCCGGGCCAGCTCGTCGATCAGGTCCTGGAGGACGCCCTCATACACCGAAGCCGCCCGGTCGCCGGGGCTCGTCGTCGGACGCCCCGCCGGGCAGGGCCCCACCCGGCTGGCCGCCGAGGCCGCCCAGGGCGTCCCCGAGGTCCATGCCGCCACCGGCCAGCGGGCCGAGCGCCTGCGCCGCGAGGGCGTCGACCTGGCTCTTGGCGTCGCGGTACGCCGCCACGACGAGGTCGCCGAGGTCGGCCAGCGCCTCCGCGTCGGTGCCGCCCACCGCCTCGGCGGTGAGCTCGACGCCGGTCAGGTCGCCCGTGCCGCTGAGGGTCACCGTGACGCCACCGGTCGAGCCGCTCACCGAGGTCTCGGCCAGCTCCTCCTGCGCGGCCATCAGCTGCGACTGCATCTGCTGGGCCTGCTCGAGCATGGCGTTGAGGTCGAAGCCGCCGCCGAAGGGGTTGTCGGTCATGTGGTCGCTCCCGGGAGGGGTGGGGCTGGGCCGCCGGTCGGCGGCCCAGGTCGTGCGTCGAGGTCAGCTGTGCGGGATGTCCTCGATCACCGTGGCGCCGAGCTCGCGGGCCAGCAGCTCGGTGGTGTCGATGCCGTGGTCGGCCGACCCGGGGTCGTCGCGGTGGACGTCGGCGTCGAGGTCGGGCCCGGCCGGGCCCGTCGGGGCGCCGGCCGTGCCGGGGTCGCGGGTGGCCGCGATCCGGGCCCGAGCCTGCTCGCTCGCCGCGTTGCGGGCCGAGGGCGACGGGGCGGCGCCGCCGGGGGCGTCGCCCCCGCCCAGGTCGGGAGGACCGTCGCTCGGCGGCGGCTCCTCGTCGGGCGGCGGGGCGTCGGGCACCGCCGGGCGGGTCACCCGGTGGGCGGTGTGCACGCCCGGCTCGGCCGAGGAGTCGACGGCCGTCTCGATCTTCCAGTCGGCCCCGACCATGTCGATGGCCGCCTGGCGCAGGATCTCCTCGCTGCCACCACCGAGGAACGAGTCGCGGGCGCCCGCGGTCTTGAAGGCGATCGTGAGGCTGTTCCCGTCGACCCCGATCACCTGGGCGTTCTGGCTGAGCAGGATCCAGGTGAAGCGACGCATCCGCTTGACCTGGTCGAGCAGGTCGGGCCACAGCCGGCGCACGTCGCCGAGCGAGAGCTGGCCGGGAGCGGCCTCGGCGGCCGGCGCGGCCGGCTCCGGTGCGGCCGGCTCCGGGGTGGGACGGACGGGCTGGACGGGTGGCGCGGACGGCGGGGCCTCGGGCGGCGCGACGGGCGCCGGGGCCTGGGCGGCGGGCGCGGGCCGGACCTGCTCGGGCCGGACCTGCTCGGGCCGGACCTGCTCGGGCCGGACCTGCTGGGGCCGGACCTGCTCGGGCTGGCTCTGCTCGGGCCGGCGGTCGACCTGCGGGGCCGGGGGGCGGCCCGTCGGGACGCTGAGCGGGCCGGACCCGGCGACGTCGAGGCGGCGCTCGAGGCGGTCCATCCGCGAGAGCAGCCCGAGCTCGGCGTGGTCGACGCCGGGGAGCAGCACCTTGGCGCACAGCAGCTCGAGCAGCAGCCGCGGCGTGGTCGCCCCCCGCATCTCGGTCAGCCCGGCGGCGACCAGGTCGGCGGCGCGCACCAGCTCGGCGCGGCCGAACCGCGCCGCCTGGGCGGTGAGCCGCTCGGCCTGGTCCTGGGGCACGTCGATGAGCCCCGAGGTGTGGGCCTCGGGCACGGCGGCCACGATCACCAGGTCGCGCAGCCGGCGCAGCACGTCCTCGGTGAAGCGGCGGGGGTCCTGGCCGGTCTCGATGACCTTGTCGACGACCCCGAACACGCCCGCGCCGTCCTGGGCGGCGAACGCGTCGACCACCTCGTCGAGCAGGTTGTCGGGGGTGTAGCCCAGCAGCCCGGTGGCGATCTCGTAGGTGACGCCGTCGGGGCCGGCACCACCCAGCAGCTGGTCGAGCACCGAGAGGGAGTCGCGGGCCGAGCCGGCGCCGGCGCGGACGACCAGCGGCAGCGCGGCGGGGTCGATCGTGACGCCCTCCTGGTCGCAGAGGCCGGCGAGGTAGTCCGAGAGCACCCGCGGCGGGATCAGCCGGAAGGGGTAGTGGTGCGTGCGCGAGCGGATGGTCGCGATGACCTTCTCCGGCTCGGTGGTGGCGAAGATGAACTTGAGGTGCTCCGGGGGCTCCTCGACCAGCTTGAGCAGGGCGTTGAAGCCCTGCGAGGAGACCATGTGGGCCTCGTCGATGATGTAGACCTTGTAGCGGCTGCTGACCGGGGCGAAGAACGCCCGCTCCCGCAGGTCGCGGGCGTCGTCGACGCCGCCGTGGCTCGCCGCGTCGATCTCGATGACGTCGATCGACCCGGGACCCCCGCGGGCCAGGTCGCGGCACGACTGGCACTCCCCGCACGGGTCGGAGATGGGGGCGCGCTCGCAGTTGAGCGCGCGCGCCAGGATCCGGGCGCTGGTGGTCTTGCCGCAGCCGCGCGGTCCCGAGAACAGGTAGGCGTGGTTGACCCGGTTGTTGGCCAGCGCCGCGCGCAGCGGCTCCGTGACGTGGTCCTGCCCGATCACCTCGGCGAACGTCTCCGGCCGGTAGCGGCGGTAGAGGGCGAGGGAGGCTTGCACGCCTAGACCCTAACTTTCGGCGCCGACAGGACAACGGGGGTGCTCACCCTCGGCCCCCGGCCCGCCGTCCCGGAGACGCGAAGGCCCCCCGTGCACCCGGAAGAGCCCACCTGCCCTTGCTGCCTTCCGGCCCTGGGGGAGTTCAGTGAGGTACCGCCGCACGGGGGGTTGTCGAGGAGTCTAGGAGGTCGATTTCGCAGACGCGAATCGGCCCCTGTAGCCTCTCCGGCGGAGGATTCGCCTAGTGGCCTATGGCGCTCGCTTGGAAAGCGGGTTGGGTTAACAGCCCTCAGGGGTTCGAATCCCCTATCCTCCGCCGCTCCGCTCTGCGGACCCGCCGGGTCGACCACGTCGGCCCGGCGTCTGCGTTCCCGGAACAGGCCCGCAGGTCCTCCGGCACCGTTCGCGGCCCGCAGCCGTGGGTACCTCGGTCCCGACGGCGTCCGCCGTCGCGTGAGGAGGCGTCGTGCCGGTCTGGGCCCAAGCCGGCGGCTACGGCCTGCTCGCCGGGGGTGCCCTCGTGCTCGGCGCCCTGGTCGCGTGGTTCGTCACGCTCCCGCGGGCGGTGGTCGCCTCGGTGATGGCCTTCGGTGCGGGCGTGCTGATCTCCGCGCTCGCCTACGACCTCGTCGACGAGGCGGAGACCACGGGCGGTCTCGGACCGACCCTGGCCGGGTTCCTCGGCGGCGCGGTGGTCTACGTCCTGGCCAACGTGGCGCTGGCCAGGCGCGGGGCCCGCCACCGCAAGCGCTCCGGGGACCAGCAGCCCTCCGAGCGGGACCACGGCGGCAGTGGCGCCGCGATCGCCGTGGGGGCGCTGCTCGACGGCATCCCCGAGTCCGTCGTCCTGGGGCTGACGCTGCTCTCGGGCCAGGGCGTCGGCGTGCCCGTGCTGGTGGCGATCTTCCTGTCCAACCTCCCGGAGGGCCTGTCCAGCGCCGCCGGCATGAAGCGGTCGGGCCGCAGCGCGACGTACGTCTTCGGGGTGTGGGTGGGCATCGCCGTGGCCAGCGGCCTGGCCGGCCTGGTCGGCGTGCTGCTCCTGCAGGACGCCGGGCCCGCCACGATCGCGGTCATCACCGCCGTCGCCGCCGGCGCCATCCTGGCCATGGTCGCGGACACCATGATCCCGGAGGCCTTCGAGCGCACCCACCTCTACGCCGGCCTGCTGGCCACCCTCGGCTTCGCCCTGTCCTTCGCCATCGAGCGCGCCGGCTGAGGCGCTCGGGGCCCGCGCGTGCGGTGGTCCCGAACGGGTATGGGGCCGGCACCCCATCCCGACGGCCAGGAGACGCCATGAGCGACGGTCCCGACAGCGAGCACCAGCGTCCCGACGGCGTGGACGACGACACCGTCACCGCCCTGGACACCTTCACCCGCGCGCTCGAGACGATCGAGGTCGCCCGCGGCCACCTGCTGCAGTTCCACCGCCTCACCGGCACGGGCGACACCCAGCTGCGCGAGTCGGTCGAGCAGCTGCGCGCCGCCGGGCACGCCGACCTGGCCGACCGCGTCGAGCACGACCTGGTGGGCCGCAACGTCCTCGAGGGCCGCTGGACCTTCCAGGTCGTCGAGGAGTACGACGACACCTACTTCTCCGTGTGGCGCGACCTCGAGCGGCAGGCCCGCGACGAGCTGGTCGGCGGTCGCCGCCACCTGCTGGAGGCGGAGATGAAGGAGGACCACCGCACCCACGGCCACCCCCACCACACCGCCCGCCCGACGACCGGGTCGTGAGGGCGAGGGGGCGCCCTGGCGCCCCCGGGGACTCACGACCCGCCGACGCGCTCCCGCAGGCCGGCCGCGAGCCCGACCACGGTGACGTGGTCGAAGGCCCCGCCCACCGCCCCGGCCAGCCGGACGTGCCGCACCGGGCCGAGCCGCAGCCGCAGGTGCACCCGGGTCGACCCGGCCGGCGCAGGGCGCAGCGCCAGGCACCAGGTCAGCCGGGTGCGGCCGCGGGTCGAGGAGTAGAGCAGGTGCTGCCCCGCCACCAGCTCCTCGACGGTGAAGGTCGCGTCGCGCCCTCCCCAGTCGGGCACGACGTCGCCGACGGCCAGTCCCTGGTGGGCCAGGTCGATCCAGCGCAGGCCGCGCCGCGACGGCGGCACCAGCCGCTCGACCGGGCGCGGGAGGTACCACCCCGCCCGGCGCTTGCCCAGCTGCACCAGCCACGGCCAGACCGCGTCCGGGGGCGCCGGCAGCGTGAAGGCCCGGTCCATCACCACGTCGGCCGCCACGAGGTCGTCCCCGGGCAGCGCCGCCGACCGCTCGGCGGCCGTGGGCTCCACGGCGCTCACGCGGGCACGTGCGGGTCGGCGGGCACGGCGCCATCGTGCCAGCCGGGCGCCGGTGGCGGGGACCCGTCACTCCCGCCCCGCCCGCGCGTACGACGAAGCGCCGGGGGTACGGACGGCCCACGAGCTCGAACCTGAGGGTCCGGCACAGACCAGCAGGCTCGCGTCGTGACCGCACCGCAGCCTCTCGGGAACGCCAGGGCGCTGCGGCGACCACGCGAGACCTGACGAGAGACGTGCCATGCAGCTGAGCAGACGAACCTTCCTCGGGGCCACCGGCCTGGCCACGGCCGCACCGCTGCTGTCGAGCTGCGGCTTCTCGACCGGCGGCTCGCAGGCGAGCACCGACGCGATCACCTTCACCACCTGGGGCACCGACGCCGAGCTGGCCGGCTTCCGCAGCGCGATCCAGCGCTTCGAGAAGGCCAACGACGGGGCGAGGGTGACCCTCAACGCCGTGCCCTACGAGCAGATCTTCACCAACGTCGACGCGCAGATCCAGGCCGGCAACCCGCCCGACGTGTTCCGGGTGCCCTACTACTCCTTCGGCCGCTACGCCGGCGCCGGCCAGCTGCTCGACCTCACGCCGCACCTCGAGGACGGCTTCGCGGACCGGTTCACCCCGCAGGCCTGGTCGGCGGTGCAGAACGACGACAAGCCGTACGGCGTGCCCCACCACACCGACACCTCGGTGATCCTCTACAACACCCGGCTGCTGCGCGAGGCGGGCGTGACCGACGTGCCGACCACGATCGAGGACGCCTGGACGTGGGACGAGCTGGGCCAGGTGGCCACCCGGCTGCGCTCCTCGCTGCCGCAGGACCGCTACCCGATGATCTACAACTGGCAGGGCAACGGCGTCACCCGCTGGCTGTCGTGGCTCTTCGAGGCCGACGGCCGCTTCCTGGCCGAGGACCTCACGACGCCCGCGATCGACTCCGAGGCCGGACGGGCCGCCGTCGACTTCACCCGGAGCTTCTTCTCGAAGGGCTGGGTGCCGCCGAACAGCTCGGTCAAGGCCACGACGTACGCCGCGGACACCTGGTTCGCCCAGACCGCCGCCATGACCTGGGGCGGGGCCTTCCTGCTGCCCGACGCCGACAGCGCCCTCGACTTCGAGTGGGGCGCGACCTACTCGCCCCGGCGCGACCGCTCGGCCGGCGACTTCGGCGGCAACGCCCTGGTCGTCACCAAGGACGCGAAGCAACCCGAGCTGGCGGCGTCGTTCCTGGCCTCGGTCACCGAGGCCGAGCCGATGCGCGACTTCTGCCAGAGCGCCTCGCTGCTGCCGACGCGGGCCGACCTCGCCGGGTCGGGCATCACCTTCGACGTGCGCGGCGACCTGTCGGAGGTGTTCGTGGGGCAGGCCCGCTCGGTGCTCCCCCGCGACTCCGGCCAGGTGGCCTCGCCGTCGATGGCCGAGATCATCACGGTGCTCCAGGACCAGCTCGAGCGGTCCTTCGTCGGCGGCCAGGGCACGGCCGCGACGCTGCGGGCGATGGCCTCGGGCATCGCCGAGGCGACGAAGGCGTGAGCCGCGCGTGACCCAGCAGCTGGACGCCCCGACCGACGTCGACCCGCCCCTGCCGCGGGTGGGCCGTCCCACCCGCCGGCCCCGGGCCCGCACCACCGCCGCCCGCCAGGAGGCGGTCGCGGGCTACGCGTTCGTCTCCCCCGTGGTGCTGCTGCTCGGGGTGTTCGTGCTGTTCCCGCTCGTCGCCGCGGTGGTGATCAGCCTGCAGCGCACCGACGGCTTCGGCTCCGGGGTCTTCGTCGGGCTCGACAACTACGCCCGGCTGGTGCAGGACGGGCTGTTCTGGCGGGTGCTGCTCAACACGGTCGTCTACACCGTCGTGGTGACCGCGCTCTCGATGGCCCTGGGGCTCGGGGCCGCGATCCTCCTCGACTCCGCGCTGCCCGCCACGCCGCTGTTCCGGTCGATCATGATCCTGCCGATGGCGATCTCGGGCGTGGCGACGGCGCTGATGGGCCTGCTGTTCTTCGACGAGAACAGCGGGATGCTCGACGCCCTGCTGCGCGCGGTCGGGCTGCCCGCGGTCGCCTGGCAGTCCAGCGGCCCCGCGGCCTTCGCCTCGGTGGTGATGGTGACGCTGTGGTGGCGGGTGGGCTTCAACATGCTGATCTACCTGGCCGCGCTGCAGTCGGTCGACCCCGGGCTCCACGAGGCGGCCCGCCTCGACGGCGCGTCGGCCTGGCAGCGGCTGCGCCACGTCACGGTGCCGATGGTCGGCCCGGCGTCGTTCTTCCTGCTGGTGCTCAACGTCATCTACTCCTTCCAGGTCTTCGACGTGATCTTCGTGATGACCGGGGGCGGACCCCAGGACGCCACCGAGGTGCTGGTGACCTACGCCTACGACTACGGCTTCGTCACCGGCGACCAGGGGTACGCCGCGGCCCTCGGCATGGTGCTGCTGCTGCTCGTGC
This genomic interval from Nocardioides scoriae contains the following:
- a CDS encoding ZIP family metal transporter: MPVWAQAGGYGLLAGGALVLGALVAWFVTLPRAVVASVMAFGAGVLISALAYDLVDEAETTGGLGPTLAGFLGGAVVYVLANVALARRGARHRKRSGDQQPSERDHGGSGAAIAVGALLDGIPESVVLGLTLLSGQGVGVPVLVAIFLSNLPEGLSSAAGMKRSGRSATYVFGVWVGIAVASGLAGLVGVLLLQDAGPATIAVITAVAAGAILAMVADTMIPEAFERTHLYAGLLATLGFALSFAIERAG
- a CDS encoding DNA polymerase III subunit gamma and tau gives rise to the protein MQASLALYRRYRPETFAEVIGQDHVTEPLRAALANNRVNHAYLFSGPRGCGKTTSARILARALNCERAPISDPCGECQSCRDLARGGPGSIDVIEIDAASHGGVDDARDLRERAFFAPVSSRYKVYIIDEAHMVSSQGFNALLKLVEEPPEHLKFIFATTEPEKVIATIRSRTHHYPFRLIPPRVLSDYLAGLCDQEGVTIDPAALPLVVRAGAGSARDSLSVLDQLLGGAGPDGVTYEIATGLLGYTPDNLLDEVVDAFAAQDGAGVFGVVDKVIETGQDPRRFTEDVLRRLRDLVIVAAVPEAHTSGLIDVPQDQAERLTAQAARFGRAELVRAADLVAAGLTEMRGATTPRLLLELLCAKVLLPGVDHAELGLLSRMDRLERRLDVAGSGPLSVPTGRPPAPQVDRRPEQSQPEQVRPQQVRPEQVRPEQVRPEQVRPAPAAQAPAPVAPPEAPPSAPPVQPVRPTPEPAAPEPAAPAAEAAPGQLSLGDVRRLWPDLLDQVKRMRRFTWILLSQNAQVIGVDGNSLTIAFKTAGARDSFLGGGSEEILRQAAIDMVGADWKIETAVDSSAEPGVHTAHRVTRPAVPDAPPPDEEPPPSDGPPDLGGGDAPGGAAPSPSARNAASEQARARIAATRDPGTAGAPTGPAGPDLDADVHRDDPGSADHGIDTTELLARELGATVIEDIPHS
- a CDS encoding DUF5063 domain-containing protein, which codes for MSETEEHLDFAQQIADACETYLVGLQAISRGEAAGAAVPLLLLEVSQLLLAGARLGAQIDFETTTEYQPDVGPDPDLDAMRLRLADVLGEIDTYSHNFEPYDPETFPSQLSDDLASIAYDVALGLRHFRNGDVTEALWWWQFSYLSSWGTSACGVLGALHSVVAHDRLDRELEFEGEQIEAADALVGAPEGSDAGMDAGTPTR
- a CDS encoding carbohydrate ABC transporter permease — encoded protein: MTQQLDAPTDVDPPLPRVGRPTRRPRARTTAARQEAVAGYAFVSPVVLLLGVFVLFPLVAAVVISLQRTDGFGSGVFVGLDNYARLVQDGLFWRVLLNTVVYTVVVTALSMALGLGAAILLDSALPATPLFRSIMILPMAISGVATALMGLLFFDENSGMLDALLRAVGLPAVAWQSSGPAAFASVVMVTLWWRVGFNMLIYLAALQSVDPGLHEAARLDGASAWQRLRHVTVPMVGPASFFLLVLNVIYSFQVFDVIFVMTGGGPQDATEVLVTYAYDYGFVTGDQGYAAALGMVLLLLVLALTLLRWRTSRTRDLAG
- a CDS encoding aspartate kinase, translated to MGSDVAEQVSRRGLVVQKYGGSSLSDAAAVKRVARRIVEAKKQGNDVVVAVSAMGDSTDDLLDLASKVSPVPPARELDMLLTAGERISMAVVAMAISDLGFTARSFTGSQAGVITDSVHGKAKIIDVTPGRITDAIAEGHIVIVAGFQGVSQDTKEITTLGRGGTDTTAVALAAALDADVCEIYTDVDGVFTADPRIVPSARKLERVTYEEMLELAACGAKILHLRCVEYARRYDIPIHVRSSFSQLHGTVVSGSIDDPLSQEATMEQAIISGVAHDRSEAKITVVGVPDKVGEAARIFDALSKAQINLDMIVQNVSAASTNLTDISFTLPRTDGQTAMQALHALKGAIGFDSLIYDDKIGKVSLIGAGMRSHPGVTAKFFNCLAEAGVNIGMISTSEIRISVVVDEGDVDAAVTATHTAFDLDADEVEAVVYGGSGR
- a CDS encoding ABC transporter substrate-binding protein, translating into MQLSRRTFLGATGLATAAPLLSSCGFSTGGSQASTDAITFTTWGTDAELAGFRSAIQRFEKANDGARVTLNAVPYEQIFTNVDAQIQAGNPPDVFRVPYYSFGRYAGAGQLLDLTPHLEDGFADRFTPQAWSAVQNDDKPYGVPHHTDTSVILYNTRLLREAGVTDVPTTIEDAWTWDELGQVATRLRSSLPQDRYPMIYNWQGNGVTRWLSWLFEADGRFLAEDLTTPAIDSEAGRAAVDFTRSFFSKGWVPPNSSVKATTYAADTWFAQTAAMTWGGAFLLPDADSALDFEWGATYSPRRDRSAGDFGGNALVVTKDAKQPELAASFLASVTEAEPMRDFCQSASLLPTRADLAGSGITFDVRGDLSEVFVGQARSVLPRDSGQVASPSMAEIITVLQDQLERSFVGGQGTAATLRAMASGIAEATKA
- a CDS encoding YbaB/EbfC family nucleoid-associated protein, yielding MTDNPFGGGFDLNAMLEQAQQMQSQLMAAQEELAETSVSGSTGGVTVTLSGTGDLTGVELTAEAVGGTDAEALADLGDLVVAAYRDAKSQVDALAAQALGPLAGGGMDLGDALGGLGGQPGGALPGGASDDEPRRPGGFGV
- the recR gene encoding recombination mediator RecR, with protein sequence MYEGVLQDLIDELARLPGVGPKGAQRIAFHLLASDPVDVRRLAETMLEMKAKATFCSVCGNVSQAEQCRICADPRRDPTLICVVEEPKDVVAIERTREFRGRYHVLGGAISPLEGIGPDQLRIRELMGRLADGTVTEVILATDPNIEGDATAAYLSRFLKTLDLRVTRLASGLPVGGDLEYADEVTLGRAFAGRRNAGE